The Pseudalkalibacillus hwajinpoensis DNA window AGCGGACATATGGCTGCTTATAAAGCCCCGAAAATCATCGAAATTCAAGAAAGTCTGCCTGCTACATCGTCTGGAAAAGTACTTAGAAGATTACTAAAAGAGTAAGGGGCGAGGTTTTATGAAAGAGTATGTTGAAGAGTTACAGGAGCGAAGAAGGCGTGCTGAGTGCTTGGGTGGCCAGCAGAAAATTGATGCCCTACACGCTCAGGGCAAAAAGACAGCAAGAGAACGTATCACTCTCCTTGTGGATGAGGGATCATTTCTTGAGTTTGGAAAATTGAACGTTTCTGAGATCCCTGGATATGAAGAAAAAAGTTCGGGGGATGGGGTGATCTGCGGAACTGCAAGAGTGGATGGACGCCCTGTCGTTGTGCAAGCTGGTGATAAAACGGTATTCGCTGGGACAGAAGGAGCTGTTCATATTCGGAAAACGAAAGCAGCACATTCCTACGCGTTAAAGCGCGGTCTACCTTTAGTGAATTTAAGTGAGGGCGGAGGTCTTCGTATGCCAGATGGGATGGGCTCTGACGGCATCAGTGATAAACTGTTCCCGCAGGAAATGTTAACTCATCATCGTGAAGTTCCGATGGTTACGGCAATTTTAGGAGATAGCTTTGGTGGACCTACCTGGCTTGCTGTGTCATCTGATTTTGTCACTCAGTTAGATGGAACGTGTATGGGTGTAGCGGGGCCCCGTATGCTTGAAATTGCTACAGGAGAGAAAGTAACGGAGGAACAATTAGGTGGTGTGAAGGTTCACGAGGAATTTACTGGGCAAATTGATCAATCAGCTCGATCTGAAGAAGCTTGCATCAAGCAGCTTAAAGAATTCTTAAGCTACCTCCCTTCACATGGAGGGGAAGAACCACCTTTCAGTCTTTCATCTGACTCGATTGATCGACCGATTAGTGAGGTTCTATCGATCGTTCCAGAGAAACGGAATCGCGCGTATAACATGATAAAGGTGATTAAGGAACTTGTAGATGATGGTGAATTCTTTGAGCTAAAGCCAGTCTTTGGTCCGGCGCTCATCACGGTGTTTTCAAGAATTGGAGGCAGGTCTGTCGGAATTATTGCAAACCAGCCAATGAGTTATGCTGGAGCAGCAGGTGTTCAGGAATGTGAGAAGGCGACTGACTTTATTTGTCTCTGTGATTCATTTCATATCCCACTAATTTTCCTTCATGATATTCCTGGCTTTCGTGTAAGCTCGGATGCAGAAAGAGGTAAAATACCGACAAAAATCATGATGTGGAATCAGGCGCTTGCACAGTCTACTGTCCCTAAGCTTTCGGTAGTTATTCGAAAAAGTGTAGGGGCGGCTTACGGAAATATGTGTGGTCCAACCATGGGAGCCGATTTTGTTGTGGCCTGGCCTTCTGCAGAAATTAATTTTACAGGACCTGAAGTCGGAATTAATGTTGTCTACGGGAGAGAATTAATGAAG harbors:
- a CDS encoding acyl-CoA carboxylase subunit beta, which produces MKEYVEELQERRRRAECLGGQQKIDALHAQGKKTARERITLLVDEGSFLEFGKLNVSEIPGYEEKSSGDGVICGTARVDGRPVVVQAGDKTVFAGTEGAVHIRKTKAAHSYALKRGLPLVNLSEGGGLRMPDGMGSDGISDKLFPQEMLTHHREVPMVTAILGDSFGGPTWLAVSSDFVTQLDGTCMGVAGPRMLEIATGEKVTEEQLGGVKVHEEFTGQIDQSARSEEACIKQLKEFLSYLPSHGGEEPPFSLSSDSIDRPISEVLSIVPEKRNRAYNMIKVIKELVDDGEFFELKPVFGPALITVFSRIGGRSVGIIANQPMSYAGAAGVQECEKATDFICLCDSFHIPLIFLHDIPGFRVSSDAERGKIPTKIMMWNQALAQSTVPKLSVVIRKSVGAAYGNMCGPTMGADFVVAWPSAEINFTGPEVGINVVYGRELMKSENPKLERENLLEKWSFDSSPYKAAAKHLIDDVIDPAETRKFLARTLELACYKNGSKSERKLANWPTGF